Proteins encoded within one genomic window of Calderihabitans maritimus:
- a CDS encoding AzlC family ABC transporter permease — MQRSEFVAGVHSAIPIVLGYLPLGFAYGVLARQAGLSLAETVIMSVLVYAGSGQFIAVSLLGAGAPVLPIVFTVFLVNLRHLLMSASLVPYVGHYSRKLLAAISYQITDETYAVAISHFQKVPAREAYHLGLNLTAHSSWIFASFLGGTVGSMVQNPARWGLDFALPAMFIALLVGQINNRLTLIVALVGGISALGLALLLPGNWYIILGTITAATSGVMLEKWIKK, encoded by the coding sequence ATGCAGAGAAGTGAGTTTGTGGCTGGCGTTCACAGCGCGATTCCTATTGTTCTCGGTTATTTACCTCTGGGCTTTGCTTACGGTGTCCTGGCCCGTCAGGCAGGACTTTCGCTGGCGGAGACAGTCATCATGTCCGTCCTCGTTTACGCCGGCTCCGGTCAGTTTATTGCCGTAAGTCTCCTGGGAGCAGGAGCTCCAGTGCTCCCCATTGTTTTTACCGTTTTCCTCGTCAATCTGCGACACCTACTCATGAGCGCCTCCCTAGTGCCATATGTCGGCCACTATTCCCGCAAGTTATTGGCCGCCATCTCCTACCAGATTACTGATGAAACGTATGCCGTAGCTATTTCCCACTTTCAGAAAGTTCCCGCCCGCGAGGCATACCACCTGGGATTAAATCTGACTGCCCACTCTTCCTGGATTTTTGCTTCCTTCTTGGGAGGAACCGTGGGCAGTATGGTACAAAACCCTGCTCGCTGGGGGCTGGACTTTGCTCTCCCTGCCATGTTTATTGCTTTGCTGGTAGGGCAGATAAACAACCGGCTCACGCTGATAGTTGCCCTAGTTGGTGGAATCAGTGCGTTGGGCTTAGCTCTGCTATTACCCGGCAACTGGTACATTATTTTAGGCACTATCACGGCCGCCACTTCAGGGGTGATGCTTGAAAAATGGATAAAAAAATAA